Proteins encoded by one window of Nicotiana tabacum cultivar K326 chromosome 10, ASM71507v2, whole genome shotgun sequence:
- the LOC107801376 gene encoding BTB/POZ domain-containing protein At3g05675: MEIAPNESKTPSKIGDRPTSDVVVRLRTQDGRDDWLYCHSHILVEESKYFADRLSDSWPTCQILDSRNCVEVYCEEPDLDYHVNVLRLFYVIADSLMTEICHGVRNALGILRVAVKFGCPRIIAVCVDYLEAVPWEEAEEEELLNTIPGMGSKVEPVLARLQPVNPAAVMKIFLAALQFATSSPPSPLNDLKTTAQEQLEYLLTEDDDAPLLTADEEIKLEVIRCANRLFDRFNNLVESLLCDLQESISDAGKLQSLHSCLTDLSWACQILGKLEIMRDFVCSWTELSMKLVKIVQQKEAENQILKTMLKVLEVTAKVLEAVGYGIVVLPTVKRLHMVKLWLPFVRSMKPLVDSFTEETDDDLTIKVDSELWQSLESAFVSIILALPSVDQADILTEWLENQQIQYPDLTEAFEVWCYRSKVSKRRLAALGEDHNTAKTV; the protein is encoded by the exons ATGGAGATAGCC CCTAATGAATCAAAGACACCAAGCAAGATTGGAGATAGACCAACCAGTGATGTTGTCGTAAGGCTTAGAACGCAGGATGGCCGTGATGATTGGCTTTACTGCCATTCACATATTCTTGTCGAAGAGAGCAAATATTTTGCTGATCGGTTATCAGATAGTTGGCCAACATGTCAGATTCTTGACTCGCGCAATTGTGTTGAGGTTTACTGTGAAGAACCTGATTTGGACTACCATGTCAATGTCCTTCGACTCTTCTATGTCATTGCAGATAGTTTAATGACTGAAATTTGCCACGGTGTCAGGAATGCCCTTGGCATATTGCGGGTTGCTGTCAAGTTTGGATGCCCAAGAATTATTGCAGTATGTGTGGATTATTTGGAAGCAGTCCCATGGGAGGAAGCTGAAGAGGAGGAGCTATTAAATACTATACCAGGCATGGGATCTAAAGTGGAACCAGTACTTGCTCGTCTCCAACCAGTCAATCCTGCTGCAGTAATGAAGATTTTTCTAGCGGCCCTTCAATTTGCTACATCGTCACCTCCTTCACCTTTGAATGATCTGAAAACCACTGCTCAAGAACAGCTTGAATACCTGCTTACTGAGGATGATGATGCTCCTTTACTGACTGCCGATGAAGAAATAAAGCTAGAAGTCATACGATGTGCCAACAGGCTGTTTGATAGATTTAACAACCTTGTAGAATCTCTACTGTGTGATCTCCAAGAATCAATTTCAGATGCTGGGAAATTGCAATCATTGCATTCCTGTTTAACAGACTTGTCATGGGCATGTCAGATATTAGGAAAGCTGGAAATTATGAGAGATTTTGTTTGCAGCTGGACAGAGTTGTCAATGAAACTAGTTAAAATTGTTCaacaaaaagaagcagaaaatcAAATTCTAAAAACAATGCTGAAGGTTCTTGAGGTGACAGCAAAAGTATTAGAGGCAGTAGGATATGGCATAGTTGTGTTACCTACTGTAAAACGACTTCACATGGTGAAACTCTGGCTTCCTTTTGTCCGATCCATGAAGCCTTTAGTTGATTCTTTCACCGAGGAAACTGATGATGATCTCACAATAAAAGTCGATAGTGAGTTATGGCAATCCTTGGAGTCAGCATTTGTTTCCATTATACTTGCATTGCCATCAGTTGATCAGGCAGATATTTTAACTGAGTGGTTGGAAAATCAGCAGATTCAATATCCAGACCTCACCGAGGCATTTGAAGTGTGGTGTTATAGGTCCAAGGTTTCCAAGCGAAGGCTGGCAGCACTTGGGGAAGATCACAATACAGCTAAGACAGTATGA